A window of Macrotis lagotis isolate mMagLag1 chromosome X, bilby.v1.9.chrom.fasta, whole genome shotgun sequence contains these coding sequences:
- the LOC141502386 gene encoding uncharacterized protein LOC141502386 isoform X3 has translation MNCKVHFLRRAFQCIKLGYIDVLHYLIKSHQIDLYIVDDNNRNMIFLSIIYNQPKILEYFLNMEPPIPNVNQAAENGNTPLHAAVNSRKTDIMSLLLCFAEIDVNAPNHQCNGATALHLAIIYGHLDICYLLLKAAADPEIPIEELTPLQLAQQMGNRAIESLIRFHVNKLRKGK, from the exons AGCTTTCCAGTGCATTAAGTTGGGATACATCGATGTCTTACACTATCTAATAAAAAGCCACCAGATTGACCTTTATATCGTAGATGACAACAACCgaaatatgatatttttatcCATCATATATAATCAACCAAAGATTCTGGAGTACTTTTTGAACATG gAGCCTCCTATTCCCAATGTAAACCAAGCAGCAGAAAATGGAAATACTCCACTTCATGCTGCAGTCAACTCTAGAAAGACAGATATCATGTCTCTACTTTTGTGTTTTGCTGAAATTGATGTCAATGCCCCCAATCACCAGTGTAATGGAGCAACAGCTTTACATCTTGCTATCATATATG gacATCTCGATATTTGTTATTTGTTGCTGAAAGCTGCGGCTGATCCAGAAATTCCAATAGAAGAATTGACACCTTTGCAACTTGCTCAGCAAATGGGTAATAGAGCTATAGAAAGCCTAATAAGGTTTCATGTTAACaaattgagaaaaggaaaataa